A portion of the Pelodiscus sinensis isolate JC-2024 chromosome 20, ASM4963464v1, whole genome shotgun sequence genome contains these proteins:
- the PSMD12 gene encoding 26S proteasome non-ATPase regulatory subunit 12, producing MAEDGAERADGRIVKMEVDYSATVDQRLPECERLAQEGRLQEVIETLLSLEKQTRTASDMVSTSRILIAVVKMCYEAKDWDALNENIIILSKRRSQLKQAVAKMVQQCCAYVEEITDLPIKLRLIDTLRMVTEGKIYVEIERARLTKTLATIKEQNGDVKEAASILQELQVETYGSMEKKERVEFILEQMRLCLAVKDYVRTQIISKKINTKFFQEENTEKSKLKYYNLMIQLDQHEGSYLSICKHYRAIYDTPCIQAESEKWQQELKNVVLYVILSPYDNEQSDLVHRISSDKKLEEIPKYKDLLKLFTTMELMRWTVLVEEYGKELREGSLDSPATDVFGYTEEGEKRWKDLKNRVVEHNIRIMAKYYTRITMKRMAQLLDLSVDESEEFLSNLVVNKTIFAKVDRLAGIINFQRPKDPNNLLNDWSHKLNSLMALVNKTTHLIAKEEMIHNLQ from the exons ATGGCGGAGGACGGCGCGGAGCGGGCCGACGGCCGCATCGTGAAGATGGAGGTGGATTACAGCGCCACGGTGGATCAGCGCCTGCCCGAGTGCGAGCGCCTGGCCCAG GAAGgaagacttcaagaggtcattgaaACGCTACTCTCCTTGGAAAAACAGACACGAACA GCCTCTGACATGGTTTCCACATCCCGCATCTTGATTGCTGTAGTAAAAATGTGTTATGAAGCTAAAGATTGGGATGCtcttaatgaaaatattattatTCTGTCAAAGAGAAGAAGTCAATTAAAACAG GCAGTTGCTAAAATGGTCCAGCAGTGCTGTGCTTATGTTGAGGAGATTACAGACCTACCAATCAAACTGAGATTAATAGACACACTGCGAATGGTGACAGAAGGAAAG ATCTACGTGGAAATTGAGCGTGCTCGTCTTACAAAGACACTTGCAACAATAAAAGAACAGAATGGTGACGTGAAAGAAGCTGCCTCAATTTTGCAAGAactacag GTGGAAACTTATGGTTCAATGGAAAAGAAAGAGCGGGTGGAATTCATCCTGGAACAGATGAGACTCTGTTTGGCTGTAAAAGACTATGTTCGGACCCAAATTATCAGCAAAAAAATTAACACCAAATTTTTCCAGGAAGAAAACACAGAG AAATCAAAGCTGAAATACTACAACTTAATGATTCAGCTGGATCAGCATGAAGGTTCCTACCTCTCAATCTGTAAACACTACAGAGCCATTTATGATACTCCTTGTATTCAGGCTGAAAGTGAAAAATGGCAGCAG GAACTGAAGAATGTTGTTCTTTATGTTATCCTTTCACCTTATGACAATGAACAGTCTGATTTGGTACACCGAATAAGCAGTGACAAAAAGCTAGAAGAAATCCCTAAGTATAA AGATCTTTTAAAACTATTTACCACTATGGAGTTGATGCGCTGGACCGTCCTAGTTGAGGAATATGGAAAGGAATTAAGAGAAGGAAGTCTTGACAGTCCTGCCACAGATGTCTTTGGTTAtacagaggaaggggaaaagagatGGAAAGACTTAAAGAACAGAGTTGTGGAGCAT AATATTAGAATAATGGCAAAATATTATACCAGAATTACAATGAAGAGGATGGCACAACTCTTGGATCTATCTGTTGAT GAATCGGAGGAGTTCCTGTCCAACCTAGTAGTAAATAAGACCATCTTTGCAAAAGTAGACAGGTTAGCAGGAATTATCAATTTCCAGAGGCCCAAGGACCCAAATAACCTACTCAATGACTGGTCTCACAAGCTGAACTCATTGATGGCCCTAGTTAACAAAACCACGCATCTTATTGCCAAAGAGGAGATGATCCATAACCTGCAATAA